From one Pseudobdellovibrionaceae bacterium genomic stretch:
- a CDS encoding type IV pilus twitching motility protein PilT, producing MAQIDKLFQVMVAQNASDMHLSSGAPPILRIHGEMVRLEHPSLTNENVQALIFEILNDKQKRQFVEQWELDCSYAIKGLGRFRVNVFMQRRGMGGVFRVIPEEIKTVHELGLPESLLKLVEVPRGLILVTGPTGSGKSTTLAALLHTINCERKEHILTIEDPIEFVHENRMCLINQREVTSHTKSFANALKAALREDPDIILVGEMRDLETIHLAMTAAETGHLVFGTLHTNSAAKTVDRIIDVFPQGQQAQVRVMLAESLRGVVAQTLFPRADKPGRVAALEVLVNTHAVGNLIREGKTFQIPSAMQTGSSHGMLTFDSSIRALMKEGKISVEEGEIFLGIHKDAKKEESAAPSPSAAAPQQRPPGQPGQRPPGGGPPGRPPGGGGGGGVKITSTSASPPPASSGAGNLLKNFGFKKKAG from the coding sequence ATGGCTCAGATCGACAAACTCTTTCAAGTGATGGTGGCGCAAAATGCCTCGGATATGCATTTGTCTTCGGGTGCTCCTCCCATTCTGCGCATTCATGGCGAAATGGTTCGTCTTGAGCACCCTTCTTTGACCAACGAAAACGTTCAAGCTCTGATTTTTGAAATTCTCAATGACAAGCAAAAGCGACAGTTCGTCGAACAATGGGAACTGGATTGCAGTTACGCCATCAAAGGCCTCGGTCGCTTTCGTGTGAACGTCTTTATGCAACGCCGGGGGATGGGCGGCGTCTTCCGTGTGATTCCGGAGGAAATTAAGACTGTCCATGAGCTTGGACTACCAGAGTCCCTGCTGAAACTCGTTGAAGTTCCCAGAGGATTGATCTTGGTTACCGGGCCCACGGGATCAGGCAAGTCAACGACTCTTGCAGCTCTCCTTCACACCATCAACTGTGAACGCAAAGAGCATATTTTGACCATTGAAGATCCCATCGAGTTTGTGCATGAAAATCGGATGTGCCTGATTAACCAACGGGAAGTCACCAGCCATACAAAGTCCTTCGCAAATGCCCTTAAAGCCGCCCTTCGTGAAGATCCCGACATCATTCTTGTGGGTGAGATGCGAGACCTGGAAACCATTCACCTGGCCATGACCGCTGCTGAGACCGGTCACTTGGTATTTGGTACTCTTCACACCAATAGTGCGGCTAAAACTGTCGACCGAATTATTGACGTGTTCCCTCAAGGGCAACAGGCTCAGGTTCGGGTCATGCTTGCGGAAAGCTTAAGGGGTGTTGTCGCCCAGACTCTCTTCCCTCGCGCCGACAAACCGGGCCGAGTGGCGGCCCTTGAAGTATTGGTCAATACCCATGCTGTTGGGAATCTGATTCGTGAAGGCAAGACTTTCCAGATTCCTTCAGCCATGCAGACCGGCTCCTCTCACGGCATGCTGACCTTTGATAGTTCAATTCGTGCTCTTATGAAGGAAGGCAAGATCTCCGTCGAAGAGGGAGAAATCTTCCTCGGCATTCACAAAGACGCCAAAAAAGAGGAGTCTGCTGCTCCCAGCCCGTCCGCGGCGGCACCTCAGCAGCGTCCCCCGGGCCAACCGGGTCAACGGCCCCCTGGAGGCGGTCCTCCTGGCAGACCACCTGGCGGCGGTGGCGGTGGCGGTGTCAAAATCACCAGCACCAGCGCCAGCCCTCCTCCCGCTAGCAGCGGGGCGGGTAATCTTTTGAAGAATTTTGGCTTCAAGAAAAAAGCCGGCTAA
- a CDS encoding Rne/Rng family ribonuclease, translating into MSAEILINVRPTQTRVAYVEDRELVDLKIERRTSPTLVGSIYRGRVMRVLPGMQASFVDIGLDRAAFLYVGDVRTDQHAEKNLFDEAPGPKEEDLVIEGSEEEEEESKVNIQDLLKEGQIILVQVAKDPLGSKGARITTHISLPGRHLVFMPTINHLGISRRIEDEGERERLRTMVEKLQPNGGVIVRTAGEGATEKSLGEDLDYLHRLWKEIEKNYQKGKGQGLIHSEMDVELRALRDMLNENVEKVVVDHKEAFEKVGNFVTHFMPKFKNKVEHYRGKSPLFDSYEIDLEISRSLGRKIWLKSGGYIVVDEAEALVVVDVNTGRFVGKKDLEDTILKTNMEAAKEIAHQLRIRNCGGIIIIDFIDMEKVLHREKLMVFLQDQLKKDRARTTVLAMSDLGLVEMTRKRIRPSLVSTLCQPCPYCDGNGYIKQRVTVANEIFSALEREARRPGTKATTVVHCHSDIADWVYSEEQETLEFIEKRLGHSIAFKVEPAYHLEQYEIITV; encoded by the coding sequence TTGTCGGCGGAAATATTGATTAATGTTCGGCCCACCCAGACCCGGGTGGCCTATGTCGAAGATCGTGAGCTCGTGGACCTCAAGATCGAGCGGCGGACCTCCCCAACTTTGGTCGGATCCATCTATCGTGGCCGAGTGATGCGGGTACTTCCAGGAATGCAGGCATCCTTTGTTGATATTGGTTTGGACCGCGCAGCCTTTCTCTATGTTGGTGATGTGCGCACCGACCAACATGCGGAAAAAAATCTCTTCGATGAGGCTCCCGGACCCAAGGAAGAGGACCTGGTAATAGAGGGCAGCGAAGAGGAAGAAGAGGAATCAAAGGTTAATATCCAGGATCTTCTCAAAGAAGGGCAAATCATCCTGGTTCAAGTGGCCAAAGATCCTTTGGGAAGCAAGGGTGCGCGAATTACCACCCATATTTCTCTGCCCGGTCGCCACCTGGTCTTTATGCCGACGATCAACCACCTTGGCATTAGCCGCCGAATTGAGGATGAGGGTGAGCGCGAACGCTTGCGGACCATGGTGGAAAAGCTCCAGCCGAATGGAGGGGTCATTGTCCGTACCGCAGGGGAAGGGGCGACTGAAAAGAGCTTAGGTGAGGATTTAGACTACCTCCACCGCCTGTGGAAAGAAATCGAGAAGAATTACCAAAAGGGAAAGGGCCAGGGCCTTATTCACTCGGAAATGGACGTTGAGCTGCGGGCTCTCCGCGATATGCTCAACGAGAATGTGGAAAAGGTGGTGGTAGATCATAAAGAGGCCTTTGAGAAGGTGGGCAATTTTGTGACTCACTTTATGCCCAAGTTCAAAAACAAGGTGGAACACTATCGCGGCAAGTCTCCTCTGTTTGACTCCTACGAAATCGACCTGGAGATTTCCCGCTCATTGGGGCGCAAGATCTGGCTGAAGTCCGGCGGCTATATTGTGGTGGACGAAGCGGAGGCACTGGTGGTCGTGGATGTGAATACGGGAAGGTTCGTCGGCAAAAAAGATCTGGAAGACACGATCCTTAAGACCAATATGGAAGCGGCCAAAGAGATCGCCCATCAGCTACGCATTCGCAACTGCGGTGGGATCATCATTATTGATTTCATTGATATGGAAAAGGTCCTCCACCGGGAAAAGCTCATGGTTTTTCTCCAGGATCAGCTCAAAAAGGACAGGGCCCGCACCACCGTGCTGGCCATGTCAGACCTGGGCTTAGTGGAAATGACCCGCAAGCGAATTCGGCCCTCTTTGGTCTCAACCCTTTGCCAGCCCTGCCCCTATTGCGACGGTAATGGCTATATTAAGCAGAGAGTCACGGTCGCCAATGAGATCTTCAGCGCTCTCGAGCGGGAGGCGCGTCGTCCGGGCACCAAGGCCACGACGGTGGTGCATTGCCACAGTGACATTGCCGATTGGGTGTACAGCGAAGAGCAAGAAACCCTTGAATTCATTGAAAAACGCCTCGGGCACTCGATTGCCTTTAAGGTCGAGCCGGCCTACCACCTGGAGCAGTATGAAATTATTACAGTGTAG
- the rplU gene encoding 50S ribosomal protein L21: protein MYAIIRSGGKQYKVKAGDTLRVEKLEKELGSEFDLDEVLVVSGDKTFVGEPTVQGAKVTVVVTRQTKAPKVIVFKKKRRQGYRRMRGHRQPYTELFVKSITNPEGQSTQADNDARVFSPEKKAAQIEKAKEVRKAKKETGPKRKEVKASKKTAAASGTAKKTAAKKVTKKKKKAAKKTAKKKAAKKKSAAKKKTATTKKTAKKKTTKKKA from the coding sequence ATGTACGCCATTATTCGTTCCGGCGGGAAGCAATACAAAGTTAAGGCTGGAGACACCTTGCGTGTCGAGAAGCTGGAAAAAGAGCTTGGTTCGGAATTTGATCTTGATGAAGTTTTGGTAGTCAGTGGTGACAAGACCTTTGTTGGTGAGCCCACTGTTCAGGGTGCGAAAGTAACGGTTGTTGTAACCCGTCAGACAAAAGCACCCAAGGTGATCGTTTTTAAGAAGAAGCGTCGCCAGGGATATCGCCGTATGCGTGGTCACCGTCAGCCCTATACAGAGCTGTTCGTAAAATCGATCACCAACCCAGAAGGCCAAAGCACTCAGGCAGACAACGATGCGCGTGTATTTAGTCCCGAGAAAAAGGCTGCCCAGATTGAAAAGGCTAAAGAGGTTCGTAAGGCCAAAAAGGAAACCGGACCTAAGCGCAAGGAAGTAAAAGCGTCTAAGAAGACTGCGGCGGCTTCTGGTACAGCGAAAAAAACGGCGGCTAAAAAAGTGACCAAGAAGAAAAAGAAGGCTGCCAAAAAGACGGCTAAGAAAAAAGCCGCGAAAAAGAAGTCAGCCGCTAAGAAAAAGACGGCGACGACTAAAAAGACAGCAAAAAAGAAAACGACTAAGAAGAAGGCCTAA
- the rpmA gene encoding 50S ribosomal protein L27: MASKKAAGSTKNGRDSQSKRLGVKRFGGQLVNPGTIIVRQRGTRFHLGNNVKMGRDFTIYSIIEGLVKFERITKSRMKVSVYPKTA; this comes from the coding sequence ATGGCATCGAAAAAAGCAGCAGGTAGTACGAAGAACGGACGCGACAGTCAGAGTAAACGCTTAGGTGTTAAGCGCTTTGGTGGCCAGTTGGTTAATCCTGGAACCATTATCGTGCGCCAGCGTGGGACCAGATTTCATTTGGGTAACAATGTGAAAATGGGTCGTGATTTCACCATCTATTCGATTATTGAAGGCTTGGTGAAGTTTGAGCGCATCACAAAGTCCCGCATGAAAGTTAGCGTTTACCCGAAAACGGCCTAA
- the obgE gene encoding GTPase ObgE, protein MKFIDEVTLAVASGKGGPGCVSFRRESMVPRGGPDGGHGGKGGDVLVRVNPHLNSLLDLHNLKRLSAENGQPGMAEKMDGRAGKDLVIDVPAGTVVTDESGNVLVDMGEVQETVLLEGGLGGKGNTFYKTSVNQAPGIAQKGMPGEELVIHLELKLIADVGIIGFPNAGKSTIISVISAAKPKIADYPFTTLVPNLGVVRYGDADSFVAADIPGLIVGAHKGVGLGSQFLRHIERTRVFVHVVDASEMSQRDPVQDYKDINEELKLYDEMHQSKEGYWPLSDRPQVVVLNKMDVVPEEREHQLVEEFRRMGVTALPVSAATRKNIKELIFAAGSHVIKGDQSE, encoded by the coding sequence ATGAAATTTATCGACGAAGTGACCTTAGCTGTGGCCTCTGGCAAGGGAGGACCTGGGTGTGTGAGTTTTCGTCGTGAATCCATGGTTCCCCGCGGAGGCCCTGATGGGGGGCATGGTGGCAAGGGCGGCGATGTCCTTGTCCGCGTCAATCCCCATCTTAACTCCCTCTTGGACTTGCACAATCTAAAGCGGCTTTCGGCTGAGAATGGCCAGCCCGGAATGGCCGAAAAAATGGACGGCAGGGCGGGTAAGGATCTGGTCATAGATGTTCCAGCAGGAACAGTCGTCACCGATGAGTCGGGAAATGTTCTTGTCGATATGGGAGAGGTTCAGGAGACCGTCCTGTTGGAGGGAGGCCTGGGTGGAAAGGGTAACACCTTTTACAAGACCTCGGTCAATCAGGCACCAGGGATTGCCCAAAAGGGGATGCCAGGTGAAGAGCTGGTCATCCACTTAGAGCTCAAGCTCATTGCTGATGTGGGCATCATTGGCTTCCCCAACGCCGGGAAGTCGACCATTATCTCGGTGATTTCAGCAGCTAAGCCGAAGATTGCCGACTATCCGTTTACCACTCTGGTTCCCAACTTGGGCGTTGTTCGCTATGGAGATGCGGATTCATTTGTTGCCGCAGACATTCCGGGTTTGATTGTCGGGGCTCACAAGGGTGTTGGGCTTGGCTCTCAGTTTTTACGCCATATAGAGCGGACCCGAGTGTTTGTCCATGTCGTCGATGCCAGCGAAATGAGCCAGAGGGACCCGGTTCAAGATTATAAAGATATTAACGAAGAGCTAAAGCTCTACGATGAAATGCACCAGAGTAAGGAGGGCTATTGGCCCCTGTCCGATCGCCCTCAGGTGGTGGTGTTAAATAAAATGGACGTCGTTCCTGAAGAAAGAGAGCACCAGTTGGTTGAGGAGTTCAGGCGTATGGGTGTCACTGCTTTACCGGTGTCTGCGGCGACGAGAAAGAATATTAAGGAATTGATATTTGCGGCTGGTAGCCATGTCATAAAAGGGGATCAGAGTGAGTGA
- the nadD gene encoding nicotinate (nicotinamide) nucleotide adenylyltransferase, with the protein MSDRIGIFGGTFSPFHMGHLNSLLTVAGELELDQVRVIPAYQSPNRPRLEGPNPEERLALVRLGVSSYSPLLVADDREVQRGGVSYTLDTVQDLRSEFKTENLFLIIGADQFENFDHWKAFTEILQEVDLVVTTRPGFEWPEGLESFPPGLRGLVKKNDGKVIELATSKKIYFVKLNDIDVSGSELRRRLRSGESLDGLVPEGVDEMIRERGWFEDLHKKVENYLELTQEMGRILNEKNAINVVGFDLGETHFPAQFTLVASGSNTRQTNAIAEHLMNQVHQTYGFWPQNIEGQSEGRWVVLDYGALIVHIFYDYARAEYKIEDLWADAGRVVIHDPHAAFRKPGDKPGPRS; encoded by the coding sequence GTGAGTGATCGAATTGGAATTTTTGGCGGCACATTTAGTCCATTTCACATGGGACACTTAAACAGCCTTCTAACCGTGGCGGGAGAGCTGGAGCTCGATCAAGTGAGAGTCATTCCCGCCTATCAGAGTCCAAATCGCCCCCGTCTCGAAGGGCCTAATCCGGAGGAGAGGCTGGCTTTGGTGCGGCTTGGAGTGTCTTCCTACTCCCCACTGTTGGTCGCTGATGACCGCGAGGTTCAGCGTGGCGGCGTGAGCTATACTCTAGACACGGTTCAGGATCTTCGTTCGGAGTTCAAGACCGAGAATTTGTTTCTTATCATTGGTGCAGATCAATTCGAAAACTTCGACCATTGGAAGGCTTTTACAGAAATTCTTCAGGAAGTCGACCTAGTCGTCACCACACGTCCGGGCTTTGAGTGGCCGGAAGGGCTCGAAAGCTTTCCTCCCGGTCTTCGCGGTTTGGTCAAAAAAAATGATGGCAAAGTGATCGAACTCGCGACGAGTAAAAAGATCTATTTTGTGAAACTCAATGACATAGATGTGTCCGGATCGGAGCTTCGACGTCGGTTGCGCTCCGGAGAATCACTCGATGGCTTGGTTCCGGAAGGCGTGGACGAAATGATCCGCGAAAGGGGTTGGTTCGAGGATCTTCACAAGAAGGTGGAGAACTACCTGGAGTTAACGCAGGAGATGGGCCGCATTCTCAACGAAAAGAATGCCATTAACGTCGTCGGATTTGATTTAGGAGAGACGCATTTTCCCGCTCAATTCACTCTGGTGGCCTCGGGATCTAACACTCGGCAAACCAATGCCATCGCTGAGCACTTGATGAATCAGGTTCATCAAACCTATGGGTTTTGGCCTCAGAATATTGAGGGGCAGTCTGAGGGGCGCTGGGTGGTGCTTGATTATGGGGCCCTGATTGTGCACATCTTTTACGACTATGCCCGTGCCGAATACAAAATTGAGGACCTTTGGGCTGACGCCGGTCGAGTAGTTATTCACGATCCCCATGCGGCCTTTCGAAAACCTGGGGATAAGCCGGGGCCTCGTTCGTGA